The following proteins are encoded in a genomic region of Deltaproteobacteria bacterium:
- a CDS encoding GPP34 family phosphoprotein, protein MLTFTEEITLLMLDDDGLFLPIRGGAVEHILIGAVLMDLAFASRVDTDPEQLVVIDATPTDNPLLDGALERIANSGENLDTKGWVELLAREQAAAIRQKVMDNLVERGIIEVKDERFLWVFQSRRYPTIDGRVERGVKLRMEDVLLSDDMPDPRDIALVCLVDACDILGDLFSEREMERVRPRIEQLRKMDLIGREVGAVIADIEESITMAMAQVAH, encoded by the coding sequence ATGCTCACCTTCACCGAAGAGATCACCCTCTTGATGCTGGATGACGACGGGCTGTTCCTGCCCATCCGCGGCGGCGCCGTGGAACATATCCTGATCGGCGCGGTGTTGATGGATCTGGCCTTCGCCAGCCGCGTCGACACCGACCCCGAGCAGCTCGTGGTCATCGACGCCACGCCCACGGACAATCCCCTGCTCGACGGCGCGCTGGAGCGCATCGCCAACTCCGGCGAAAACCTGGACACCAAGGGCTGGGTGGAATTGCTGGCGCGAGAGCAGGCCGCGGCCATCCGCCAGAAGGTCATGGACAACCTCGTCGAACGCGGCATCATCGAGGTCAAGGACGAGCGCTTCCTGTGGGTGTTCCAGTCGCGCCGCTATCCCACCATCGACGGTCGCGTGGAACGCGGCGTCAAGCTGCGCATGGAAGACGTGCTGCTTTCCGACGACATGCCCGATCCTCGGGACATCGCGCTGGTCTGCCTCGTCGACGCCTGCGACATCCTGGGCGACCTGTTCTCCGAGAGAGAGATGGAGCGGGTGCGCCCGCGCATCGAGCAACTCCGCAAGATGGACCTCATCGGCCGCGAGGTCGGCGCCGTCATCGCCGACATCGAGGAGTCCATCACCATGGCCATGGCCCAGGTGGCGCACTAG
- a CDS encoding HlyD family type I secretion periplasmic adaptor subunit: MNKAHQHRTDILLLVALCVFLVGTLTWASVAEVELAAVAPGRIVPTGQVKVIRSFEAGKIRRIAVEEGSPVRHDDVLIEFDTTLVDAEISKRTAELQTRSVEAARLEALVAWRDNRAFRPPAGAPPEIVSINRDLLADQVASHRAHLQELDNRMAERRAQVRTLEAALAKHRRLLPILRERTAMRETLYRNNHGSRLAVIDEQERLVELEGNVALRERELAEAGAALAALRAQKERTVSEFYRERRAALATLRERMLVLREDIRQARELRARHTLRAPVDGVVQDLAVHTEDGMVEPGARLMVIVPRNAGIQVEAFIANADIGFVKPGQRVTLKVATFDFRRYGAIEGTVRHIGKDAVDAGAQGGGSLFAGVAVGVSGAAAAQPGTAQGGPAFKALIDLDQTYMEVEGRKIGLLPGMSSEAAVILGKQRLIEYVLQPLRGYRQDAFRER; the protein is encoded by the coding sequence ATGAACAAGGCGCATCAGCATCGTACCGACATACTCCTGCTCGTGGCGTTGTGTGTCTTTCTCGTGGGCACGCTCACGTGGGCCTCGGTGGCCGAGGTGGAACTGGCGGCGGTGGCGCCGGGACGGATCGTTCCCACCGGGCAGGTGAAGGTGATCCGGTCCTTCGAGGCCGGGAAGATCCGGCGCATTGCCGTGGAGGAAGGAAGCCCGGTTCGACACGACGACGTCCTCATCGAGTTCGACACGACCCTCGTGGACGCCGAGATTTCCAAGCGCACGGCCGAGCTTCAGACCCGCTCGGTGGAGGCGGCGCGGCTGGAGGCGCTCGTGGCATGGCGCGACAACCGGGCCTTCCGTCCGCCCGCCGGCGCGCCGCCGGAGATCGTCTCCATCAACAGAGACCTGCTGGCGGACCAGGTCGCCTCCCACCGAGCGCACCTTCAGGAGCTCGACAACCGGATGGCGGAGCGGCGGGCGCAGGTTCGGACCCTGGAGGCCGCCCTGGCCAAGCATCGCAGGCTGTTGCCCATCCTACGCGAGCGAACCGCCATGCGCGAGACCTTGTACCGCAACAACCACGGCTCGCGGCTCGCCGTCATCGACGAGCAGGAGCGTCTGGTGGAACTGGAAGGCAACGTGGCGTTGCGCGAGCGGGAGCTGGCCGAAGCCGGGGCCGCGTTGGCGGCACTCCGGGCGCAGAAGGAGCGGACGGTGTCGGAGTTCTACCGCGAGCGCCGGGCCGCCCTGGCAACGCTGCGTGAAAGGATGCTCGTGCTGCGCGAAGACATCCGCCAGGCACGGGAGCTGCGCGCGCGCCACACCCTGCGCGCGCCGGTGGACGGCGTCGTCCAGGACCTCGCGGTGCATACGGAGGACGGCATGGTGGAGCCGGGCGCGCGGCTCATGGTCATCGTTCCCCGGAATGCCGGCATCCAGGTGGAAGCCTTCATCGCCAACGCCGACATCGGCTTCGTCAAGCCCGGCCAGCGGGTCACGCTCAAGGTAGCCACCTTCGACTTTCGCCGCTACGGCGCCATCGAGGGTACGGTGCGCCACATCGGCAAGGACGCCGTGGACGCGGGAGCCCAGGGCGGAGGTTCGCTGTTCGCGGGCGTGGCGGTGGGGGTGTCGGGCGCAGCCGCCGCCCAGCCCGGGACCGCGCAGGGCGGCCCGGCTTTCAAGGCCCTCATCGACCTCGACCAGACCTACATGGAGGTGGAAGGCCGGAAGATCGGCCTGTTGCCCGGCATGTCATCCGAGGCCGCGGTCATCCTGGGCAAGCAGCGCCTCATCGAATACGTCCTGCAGCCCCTTCGGGGATACCGGCAGGACGCATTCCGGGAGAGGTAA
- a CDS encoding TauD/TfdA family dioxygenase: MDTVPLSTESRTEEFPPASDPAAWMPADLGRSPAWLHDLTPNELMELSAVSRAVLRGGHAAVPDGSFLAWQMARTERELRSGLGFRILRGLPVQYLTEQAAAATFMALSRCLGEPMEQSRGVTLAHVREEAENNPHGLGFRAAGTLPFHADLEDVIGFLCLSAARCGGTRRFASAAAVYNILAADHPDQLRVLTRPFHVALQEPHPDYGHRWTRLPFVSVRDGVFNACAYPVHIKRAQKIAGVPELTAAQNRALEVFNEVADQVAISLELRPGDVEYFNNHVVLHSRTRFTGDGSERHLLRVWLSMADFRPLDPEHPIRLRRKRKERAPAA, encoded by the coding sequence ATGGACACGGTACCCTTGTCCACCGAGTCCCGCACGGAAGAGTTCCCGCCGGCGTCCGATCCCGCGGCCTGGATGCCCGCCGACCTCGGACGGTCGCCCGCGTGGCTGCATGACCTGACCCCGAACGAACTGATGGAGTTGTCGGCGGTGTCCCGCGCCGTCCTCCGAGGCGGGCACGCGGCGGTGCCGGACGGTTCCTTCCTCGCCTGGCAGATGGCGCGGACCGAGCGGGAACTGCGATCGGGCCTGGGCTTCCGCATCCTGCGCGGGCTGCCGGTCCAGTACCTGACCGAGCAAGCGGCCGCCGCAACGTTCATGGCGCTGAGCCGGTGCCTGGGCGAGCCCATGGAGCAGTCCAGGGGAGTCACCCTCGCGCACGTGCGCGAGGAGGCGGAGAACAATCCCCACGGCCTGGGCTTCCGCGCCGCCGGTACCCTCCCCTTCCATGCCGACCTCGAAGACGTGATCGGGTTCCTGTGCCTGAGCGCCGCCCGTTGCGGCGGCACGCGGAGGTTCGCCAGCGCCGCCGCCGTTTACAACATCCTGGCGGCCGACCATCCGGATCAGTTGCGCGTCCTCACCCGCCCCTTCCACGTGGCGCTGCAGGAGCCCCATCCGGACTACGGACACCGCTGGACGCGCCTGCCGTTCGTGAGCGTCCGCGACGGCGTCTTCAACGCCTGCGCCTACCCGGTGCACATCAAGCGGGCCCAGAAAATCGCGGGTGTCCCCGAGCTGACCGCGGCGCAGAACCGGGCACTGGAGGTCTTTAACGAGGTAGCGGATCAAGTGGCGATCTCGCTGGAGCTTCGGCCCGGGGACGTCGAGTACTTCAACAACCACGTGGTGCTGCACTCGCGCACGCGCTTCACCGGCGACGGCTCCGAGCGCCACCTTCTGCGGGTCTGGCTCTCCATGGCCGACTTCAGGCCCCTCGACCCGGAGCACCCGATCCGTCTTCGGCGCAAGAGGAAGGAACGCGCCCCGGCGGCGTGA
- a CDS encoding ethanolamine ammonia-lyase reactivating factor EutA — MDRDSAELPLLCHEGHEDHDHDDVPLPDEDHPMWRSERISLTSVGIDIGSSTSHLIFSRLLLRRQGISLSSRFVVVSREIVYESPILLTPYVDKLTIDTAKLNDFIHDAYARAGLTRQDIDTGALIVTGEAAKKKNAEAIAALFSEEAGKFVCATAGHNLEAILAAYGSGAVELSNQDGDVACMNVDVGGGTSKIAVTRGGQVVDTAALEVGARLVALDGEQHINRLEDAGARVGTASGLSLAVGETLAEADKERMADTLSGCLLEVLGRGPLSPLTREMMLTPALSYEGPIHTLQFSGGVSEYIYGYETADKGDLGNHVGRKIRAGAVDLSTRESWRFKEPDVRIRATVIGASQYTVQVSGNTIFLSDDSVLPLRNLQVITPHFRQTEPLTTEDVRSSIESALQRFDMTDGDRGAALALHWDLGPSYPLIKTLATGVVEGMREHLRRGHHLVLVFDADIAKLVGNIIDKEILPGAGVISIDGIDLKDFDFVDIGEELPDAKAVPVVIKSLIFRHEEWGRGRLLADE; from the coding sequence ATGGATCGCGATTCCGCCGAGCTTCCTCTCCTGTGCCACGAAGGACATGAAGACCACGACCACGACGATGTGCCGCTTCCCGATGAAGACCACCCCATGTGGCGCTCCGAGCGCATCTCCCTGACTTCGGTCGGCATCGACATCGGCTCGTCCACCTCCCATCTCATCTTCTCCAGGCTGCTGCTGCGCCGCCAGGGCATTTCCCTGTCGAGCCGCTTCGTGGTGGTGAGCCGCGAGATCGTCTACGAGTCGCCGATTCTGCTGACCCCGTACGTCGACAAGCTCACCATCGATACGGCGAAGCTCAACGACTTCATCCACGACGCCTACGCCCGCGCGGGCCTCACCCGGCAGGACATCGACACCGGCGCCCTCATCGTCACCGGCGAGGCGGCCAAGAAGAAGAACGCCGAGGCCATCGCGGCGCTGTTCTCCGAGGAAGCGGGCAAGTTCGTGTGCGCCACCGCCGGGCACAACCTCGAGGCGATCCTGGCGGCCTACGGCTCCGGCGCGGTGGAGCTGTCGAACCAGGATGGGGACGTCGCGTGCATGAACGTGGACGTCGGCGGCGGCACCAGCAAGATCGCCGTCACCCGTGGGGGACAGGTGGTGGACACCGCGGCGCTCGAGGTGGGCGCGCGCCTGGTGGCGCTGGACGGTGAACAGCACATCAACCGGCTGGAGGACGCGGGCGCGCGCGTCGGCACGGCCAGCGGTTTGTCGCTGGCCGTGGGCGAGACGCTGGCGGAGGCCGACAAGGAGCGCATGGCCGACACCCTGAGCGGCTGTCTTCTCGAAGTCCTGGGCCGCGGGCCGCTGTCGCCGCTGACGCGGGAGATGATGCTCACGCCGGCACTGTCCTACGAGGGGCCGATCCACACCCTGCAGTTTTCCGGCGGCGTGTCCGAGTACATCTATGGCTACGAGACCGCGGACAAGGGGGACTTGGGCAACCACGTGGGACGGAAGATCCGCGCGGGCGCGGTGGACCTGTCGACCCGCGAGTCGTGGCGCTTCAAGGAACCCGACGTGCGCATCCGCGCCACGGTCATCGGCGCGTCGCAGTACACGGTGCAGGTGAGCGGCAACACGATCTTCCTTTCCGACGACTCGGTGCTGCCGCTGCGGAACCTGCAGGTGATCACGCCGCACTTCCGCCAGACCGAGCCGCTCACCACCGAGGACGTGCGCAGCTCCATCGAGAGCGCGCTCCAGCGCTTCGACATGACCGACGGCGACCGCGGCGCGGCGCTGGCGCTCCACTGGGACCTGGGGCCTTCCTATCCTCTCATCAAGACCCTGGCCACCGGCGTGGTGGAAGGCATGCGCGAGCACCTGCGCCGGGGACATCATCTCGTGCTGGTGTTCGACGCCGACATCGCGAAGCTCGTGGGCAACATCATCGACAAGGAGATTCTCCCCGGCGCCGGGGTTATCTCCATTGACGGCATCGACCTCAAGGACTTCGATTTCGTCGACATCGGCGAGGAGTTGCCGGACGCCAAGGCGGTGCCGGTGGTGATCAAATCCCTCATCTTCCGCCACGAGGAGTGGGGCCGGGGACGCCTGCTGGCCGACGAATGA
- a CDS encoding DUF4175 family protein, producing MHEEEYRPIDDFLRRFVARLRTVEGLEALCLAATALAVLAALGVGVDLVKERLLYAPLAFSVGSILILLALAGFIVYSFLRRRGLTWAARAIERQRPELRNNLINSLQLYPQLADPGKGAGVSAPMILALIRQTRAQIGDLQPADLVDTGPLRTKARVLALAAAPVIALALWHPGFPARSLALVAHPLEHLPPAEIFIHVVTRDVRVIRGTAVSVEAVTSGAQPEAVELAFRRPTATGGSEDGTVETVAMNTGDNAGGDNRYAAVLPEVTEDLDYRVVTGPFASPWYRITAVDRPVVTGLKVTLYPPHYTGLPNETFTGGNVRGIKGSTLSFSAGANKAMAGAVVALDDGREVPLKVTGDLAQGSLVLFRSQRYRIRIEDAFGFENLPVPYAMHAVPDGFPVVEMLKPSEDLEVNGDERIALEYRANDDYGLQEVTLVATIGEREERIPVWRAELTRQLQETFIWDLDGMRLEEGDVVVYHLEVLDNDTISGPKLGKSRPLSLRLKNLKAEHRQVAEMIRDISDKMVDLLGDHLEAPPDQPAVDEQAAGDEQAADRPIERLAEGLDRMMQRVDETMQRTREDRISDFATWSDLETLKRNLRHAREDLVERMRQAASPEEREQAHDAMATELERLSMLSEDVSRRLTGQDMADSARDMVKNQERFLDSLEKLRSGNKELDEVLEELSKLAQQLQELQASLAQFARQMPSEFVNPSSMRNMPFSDMRSMMEQIRQKLREGDIEGALQMAREMFNQMAQLAAMLRSGQQQAQGNMMSRMQGAMGQSSNELMEILQEQQDILLGTERTHKEIAGKIEEIRERATQELAAGAQTDLAVLEQLLAPPDLESDRQRTPAERERNEAIRGLLSGLRDMLKDRDFDTLSKRLGPATEELAGMGELDAAQNAALAMLTELARAYEAIAALPEPELTPEQKEATRSLATREDVLERRTQDLVDRLRYLFQLFPSLDPKIVNSIAEARESMGEARHELGSLRPGQAVPPEQQAINLLSQSSQQMQQAMQRLAQRGRFGRVPLMQVFRRGRFLPTGEFLPPTGAPQFPEHDIDENLTGLDTEKFKLPGKDDYRPDRFREEVLESLKEGVPEQFKEQIERYFRELSQ from the coding sequence TTGCACGAAGAAGAATACCGTCCCATCGACGACTTCCTGAGGAGGTTCGTGGCCCGGTTGAGAACCGTCGAGGGCCTGGAGGCGCTTTGCCTGGCCGCCACCGCCCTGGCGGTGCTGGCGGCCCTGGGCGTCGGCGTCGACCTGGTGAAGGAGCGGCTGCTCTACGCGCCGCTGGCCTTCAGCGTCGGGTCCATCCTCATCCTGCTGGCGCTGGCCGGGTTCATCGTTTACTCCTTCCTGCGGCGCCGCGGCCTGACGTGGGCGGCGCGTGCCATCGAACGCCAACGCCCGGAGTTGCGCAACAACCTGATCAACTCGTTGCAGCTCTACCCGCAACTCGCGGACCCGGGAAAAGGCGCCGGCGTCTCGGCGCCGATGATCCTCGCGCTCATCCGCCAGACCCGCGCACAGATCGGCGACCTGCAACCCGCCGATCTCGTGGATACCGGGCCGCTCCGGACCAAGGCGCGCGTGCTGGCCCTGGCCGCGGCCCCGGTCATCGCGCTGGCCCTGTGGCACCCGGGGTTCCCCGCGCGCTCCCTGGCGCTGGTGGCGCACCCGCTGGAGCATTTGCCGCCCGCCGAGATCTTCATCCACGTCGTCACCCGTGACGTGCGCGTGATCCGCGGCACCGCGGTATCGGTGGAAGCCGTCACCTCGGGCGCGCAGCCCGAGGCCGTGGAACTCGCTTTCCGGCGGCCGACCGCCACCGGCGGCAGCGAAGATGGAACGGTCGAGACCGTCGCCATGAACACCGGCGATAATGCCGGCGGCGACAACCGCTACGCGGCGGTGCTGCCGGAGGTCACCGAGGACCTGGACTATCGAGTGGTTACCGGCCCCTTCGCCTCGCCGTGGTACCGGATCACGGCGGTGGACCGGCCGGTCGTCACCGGCCTCAAGGTCACCCTCTATCCTCCCCACTACACCGGCCTGCCCAACGAGACCTTCACCGGCGGCAACGTACGCGGCATCAAGGGCTCTACGCTGAGCTTCTCCGCCGGCGCCAACAAGGCCATGGCAGGAGCCGTCGTGGCCCTGGACGACGGCCGGGAAGTGCCGCTCAAGGTAACCGGCGATCTGGCCCAGGGGAGCCTCGTGCTGTTCCGCTCGCAACGGTACCGTATCCGCATCGAAGATGCCTTCGGTTTCGAGAACCTGCCGGTTCCCTACGCGATGCACGCCGTGCCTGACGGCTTTCCGGTGGTGGAGATGCTCAAGCCCTCCGAAGACCTGGAAGTGAACGGCGACGAGCGGATCGCGCTGGAATACCGCGCGAACGACGACTACGGCCTCCAGGAGGTCACGCTGGTGGCCACCATCGGCGAGCGCGAGGAGCGCATCCCGGTGTGGCGCGCCGAGCTGACCCGGCAACTCCAGGAGACCTTCATCTGGGACCTCGACGGCATGCGCCTGGAGGAAGGCGACGTGGTGGTCTACCACCTCGAGGTGCTGGACAACGACACCATCTCGGGCCCCAAGCTGGGCAAGTCGCGGCCGTTGAGCCTGCGCCTCAAGAACCTCAAGGCCGAGCATCGCCAGGTCGCCGAGATGATCCGCGACATCTCGGACAAGATGGTGGATCTCCTGGGCGACCACCTGGAGGCACCGCCGGACCAGCCGGCCGTTGACGAGCAGGCGGCTGGCGACGAACAAGCGGCGGACCGGCCGATAGAACGGCTGGCCGAGGGTCTCGACCGCATGATGCAGCGCGTGGACGAGACCATGCAGCGCACGCGCGAGGACCGCATCAGCGACTTCGCCACGTGGTCGGACCTGGAGACCCTGAAACGCAACCTCCGGCATGCACGGGAGGACCTGGTGGAGCGGATGCGCCAGGCCGCGTCGCCGGAGGAGCGCGAACAGGCCCACGACGCCATGGCCACCGAGCTGGAGCGGCTCTCCATGCTGAGCGAGGACGTGAGCCGCAGGCTGACCGGGCAGGACATGGCCGACTCCGCCCGCGACATGGTCAAGAACCAGGAACGCTTTCTCGATTCGTTGGAGAAGCTCCGCAGCGGCAACAAGGAACTGGACGAAGTGCTCGAGGAGCTGTCCAAGCTGGCACAGCAGCTCCAGGAGCTTCAGGCCTCCCTCGCGCAGTTCGCCCGGCAGATGCCCAGCGAGTTCGTCAACCCGTCGTCCATGCGCAACATGCCCTTCTCGGACATGCGTTCCATGATGGAGCAGATCCGCCAGAAGCTGCGGGAAGGCGACATCGAGGGCGCGCTGCAGATGGCGCGGGAGATGTTCAACCAGATGGCGCAACTGGCCGCCATGCTGCGCAGCGGACAACAGCAGGCCCAGGGCAACATGATGTCACGCATGCAGGGGGCCATGGGCCAGTCCAGCAACGAGCTCATGGAGATCCTCCAGGAACAGCAGGACATCCTCCTGGGGACGGAGCGCACCCACAAGGAGATCGCCGGAAAGATCGAGGAGATCCGCGAGCGGGCCACCCAGGAACTGGCGGCCGGAGCGCAGACCGACCTGGCGGTGCTGGAGCAACTGCTGGCTCCCCCCGACCTCGAAAGCGACCGGCAACGCACCCCGGCCGAGCGGGAGCGCAACGAGGCCATCCGAGGGCTCCTGTCGGGCCTGCGCGACATGCTCAAGGACCGGGACTTCGACACCCTGTCCAAGCGGCTCGGGCCGGCGACCGAGGAACTGGCGGGGATGGGCGAGCTGGACGCGGCACAGAACGCCGCCCTGGCCATGCTGACGGAGCTGGCTCGCGCCTACGAGGCCATCGCCGCCCTTCCAGAGCCCGAACTCACTCCGGAACAGAAGGAAGCCACGCGCTCCCTCGCGACGCGCGAGGACGTGCTGGAACGCCGTACCCAAGACCTCGTCGACCGGCTCCGGTATCTGTTCCAGCTCTTCCCGTCGCTCGACCCGAAGATCGTCAACAGCATCGCCGAAGCGCGGGAATCCATGGGCGAGGCCCGACACGAGCTGGGCTCGCTGCGTCCCGGGCAGGCCGTGCCGCCCGAGCAGCAGGCCATCAACCTCCTGTCCCAATCGAGTCAGCAGATGCAGCAGGCCATGCAGCGGCTGGCGCAGCGCGGCCGCTTCGGGCGCGTGCCGCTGATGCAAGTGTTCCGCCGGGGCCGGTTCCTGCCCACCGGCGAGTTCCTGCCTCCCACGGGCGCGCCCCAGTTCCCCGAACACGACATCGACGAAAACCTCACCGGACTGGATACGGAGAAGTTCAAGCTGCCCGGCAAGGACGACTACCGGCCCGACCGTTTCCGCGAGGAAGTCCTGGAGTCGCTCAAGGAAGGCGTGCCCGAGCAATTCAAAGAACAGATCGAGCGCTACTTCAGGGAGTTGTCACAATAG
- a CDS encoding tetratricopeptide repeat protein, translating into MQFKTMCRVLWLAGLLTLGAAVPAYGADEPASDVEQARELIGAWAVEEARAVVDRLLEAEPDSPDALDLAALLTYYEGDYDKALKTVEKALAVDADNEQRQALRLLLQQTHDVTSQFKRYESDHFVLHLHEESDGILAEPALAALELAHQEVGRALGYWPRAKARIEIAPDSRSFMAITTFTLRDIQETGAIGLCKFNKVMVISPRVMARGYRWLDSLVHEYIHLAIVHLTRNKAPIWLHEGIARYYETVWRNPTQGERPDYLTPANETLLATAVEQREFVSFKDMEPSLIRLDTPQQVQLAYAEVASAVDYITRIKGPAGIREVLSLVNQLSTAEAIEAVMGVPLDGFEADWQNFVEGQGLTVVQGSRIRTYTLAEEGGEPPPVELDEIQSEIARNRTHLGDRLRQRGRLRAASAEYRRALRAGPNSTIILNRLGETLIQSRRYDEALPHLDRAGYLDPDAVHTYYLKGQLHHATGEHVRARDALREALQINPFHPGVYRVLSQVYEAIGDDASVRKTREVMRRLRG; encoded by the coding sequence GTGCAATTCAAGACGATGTGCCGGGTTCTGTGGCTCGCGGGCCTGCTCACTCTGGGCGCCGCGGTCCCGGCGTACGGCGCCGACGAGCCCGCGTCCGACGTCGAACAGGCGCGGGAGTTGATCGGTGCTTGGGCGGTGGAGGAAGCCCGCGCGGTGGTCGACCGCCTCCTCGAGGCGGAACCCGACTCGCCGGACGCGCTGGATCTGGCGGCGCTCCTGACCTACTACGAAGGCGACTACGACAAGGCCCTCAAGACCGTCGAGAAGGCGCTGGCCGTCGACGCCGACAACGAGCAGCGCCAGGCCCTCCGCCTGCTGCTGCAACAGACCCACGACGTCACCTCGCAGTTCAAGCGCTACGAGAGCGACCACTTCGTGCTGCACCTCCACGAGGAGAGCGACGGCATCCTCGCGGAACCGGCGCTGGCGGCGCTGGAACTGGCGCACCAGGAGGTCGGGCGCGCCCTGGGCTACTGGCCGCGCGCCAAGGCGCGCATCGAGATCGCGCCCGACTCGCGCTCCTTCATGGCCATCACCACGTTCACCCTGCGGGACATCCAGGAAACCGGCGCCATCGGCCTGTGCAAGTTCAACAAGGTGATGGTCATCTCACCGCGGGTGATGGCCCGCGGCTACCGCTGGCTGGATTCGCTGGTGCACGAGTACATCCACCTGGCCATCGTCCACCTGACCCGCAACAAGGCGCCCATCTGGCTGCACGAAGGCATCGCCCGCTACTACGAAACGGTGTGGCGCAATCCGACCCAGGGCGAGCGCCCCGACTACCTCACGCCGGCCAACGAGACCCTGCTGGCCACGGCCGTCGAGCAACGGGAGTTCGTGAGCTTCAAGGACATGGAGCCGTCCCTGATCCGCCTGGACACGCCGCAGCAGGTCCAGCTCGCGTACGCGGAGGTGGCCTCCGCGGTGGACTACATCACACGGATCAAGGGACCCGCCGGCATTCGCGAGGTGCTTTCCCTGGTGAACCAACTCTCCACCGCGGAAGCCATCGAAGCGGTGATGGGCGTCCCGCTGGACGGCTTCGAGGCGGATTGGCAGAACTTCGTGGAGGGCCAAGGGTTGACGGTGGTCCAGGGCAGCCGCATCCGTACGTACACGCTGGCGGAAGAAGGCGGCGAGCCCCCGCCCGTGGAGCTGGACGAGATCCAGTCCGAGATCGCCCGCAACCGCACGCACCTGGGCGACCGGCTGCGCCAGCGCGGGCGGCTGCGGGCCGCCAGCGCCGAGTACCGCCGGGCGCTCCGAGCCGGGCCCAACTCCACGATCATCCTCAACCGGCTGGGCGAGACCCTGATTCAATCGCGCCGCTACGACGAAGCCTTGCCGCACCTGGACAGGGCCGGCTATCTCGATCCCGACGCGGTGCACACGTACTATCTCAAGGGCCAGCTCCACCACGCCACGGGAGAACACGTCCGCGCGCGCGACGCCCTGCGGGAAGCCCTGCAGATCAACCCTTTCCATCCCGGGGTCTATCGCGTGCTCAGCCAGGTCTACGAGGCCATCGGCGACGACGCGAGCGTGCGCAAGACCCGCGAGGTCATGAGGAGGCTACGCGGATAA